The Verrucomicrobium spinosum DSM 4136 = JCM 18804 DNA segment CACGACCAACGCGCAGATCGGCACCCCTGAATGGGATGCGTTCGTCACTGCCCTGGAGGAGTTTGCCAACGAGTGGGTCATGGCCTCCAGCACAGGCAGCGAGGTGAAGCTGATCGAAGCGGGCAAGACAGGGGAAGCCCCGTTCCGCCCAATGGTGGACCGCATGGATGCGGCCATCGCCCGCCTGGTGCGTGGAGGTGACCTCTCCACCATCAGCCGCACGGACGGTGTGGGAGCCAGTCTGCAGGGCGAAGAATCGGGCATCCTGGAGAAGGACGATTGCGAGCTGATCTCCGACACGCTCAACATCCAGCTGACCCGCCAGGTTATTGCCTATGTCTTTGGGCCTGCGGTTGAGCCGCTGGCTTACATCAAGATTCAGCCCACTCCCGACCAGGACAACCGGGCGGAGATGGAGATCGACAACCACTTTGAAAAATTGGGCATCCCGCAGTCCAAGGCAGATATCGCCGAGAGATACGGCCGTACGCTGCCGGACGAGGGCGACGACCTGGCCGGTGAAGCGGGCAAGGCCCAGGCAGCGAGTGTGGCTGCTGCTGTCACAGCTGCCGCCCCTTCCACTACTGTGCTGGCCAATGAGGCCCCTGCTGAAGAGCAGGCCCTACGTGAGGCCGTGGTCACTGACCTGGCTCCGATCTATGCCGCCATCGCCAAGATCCTGGAGGCGGATGACGACCAGGACCTGGAGACACGTCTCCGCGAGCTGGACGGCAAGTGGGATGAGATCACCGAGGCCGTGCTGGATGGCGAGGCCACCGAGGCCGCCCTGAGCCGCATCCTGGGTGATGCCTTTGTTGAGGGCTTGAACCCTGTTGCAATCACCCGGGAAAACCTCGCCACCAAGACCAACCCTTGATACCGATCATGCACACCCGTCTTCTCACCGCTGCTGCCAGCCTGCTGCTCCGCCTTGTCTCGATGTTCCGTGCCGCGCCTGGTCGTGTGGCAATGGCCAATGAAGCCATCGCCAACGCCCTCCTGGGCGATGCCGGGTTCGAGGTGGTGGACCAGGGGCATCTGTTCGTGCCTTATGGCAACTACGCGCACAAGCTGGGGGAGCAGCGCTTTGATCAGGCGGCGGCCCAGCAGCTCGTCTCGAATTTCAACAAGCCCTGGTCCCGTATCAAGCGTTTGGCCAATGTGGGCACGCCTGTCTACATCGGGCATCCTGACGTGCCAGGGCAAGGCCACCTGTATCCCGATGGCAAAGCCTATGCCTGGATCGAGTCCCTCCAGGCTGAAGCCACGGGCCTGCGCATCGTGCCCAAGTGGAGCAAGCCTGGGGCGGAGATGATCGCCAACGCCCACTACCGCTACCACTCCGTGTACTGGGACGCCATGCCAGACGGCAAGGGCGGCTACCGCCCCGTCTACCTCATTTCCGTGGGCTTGACCAACACGCCCAACATCCCTGTGCCCGCTCTCGCCAATGAGGCGGACAACACACCCACCAACGAAATCGCACCCATGAAACTAAGCCCTGAGCTGCTCAAACTGCTGGGTCTGGCTGAGACCGCCGATGAAGCGGCCGTCATCCAGGCTGTCACCAAGATCGTCGCCGACCTGGCCGCCCTTAAAGATGCCAAGACTGGCGCTGACCAGGCAAAGAAAGACGCGGAGGTCGCGAAGACGGACTTGGAAACTACCAAGACGGGTCTGGAAAACGCGGTCAAAGCCGCCCGCTCCGCCCGCATTGAGCTCGCCCTGGACCGCCTGGTCACTGAGGGCCGCGTGCTCCCCGCTGAGCGGACCGCAGAGTCCACCCGCCTGCTGGCCCTCGCCAACGATGCCGCCATCGGCACCGAGCTGGAGACGCTCGGCAAGGCCGACCCCAAGCTCAAGACGAAGAGCCAGACGACCGAAGCCGCCGCCCGCCGTGCAGAGGCCTTGCAGCCGAAGACGGACCCGACCCGTGCCCAGGCCATCGCCAACGCGGTGCAGGTGGAGCGGGACATCCTGGAGCGGACCTACCCAGGCAACCCCAACAACCACGCGCAGTCCTTCACCAACGCCCGCAGGAAGCATCCCACCGTTTTCCAGCCGCAGACGGCCGCCTGATCAGGTGGCAACACGACGGCACGGACCGCAACCCAGAACCCACAGAACCCACCCACATGAAATACACGATGAAACAACTACTCGTGGCTGTTGCGACCGCTGTCGTCACAGCCGGTGACCGCCTGTTTGGCGGACGGCCCCGCCACGGCGTGGCCATGGCCAATACCTATGAGGAGGCAGTCGGCACGCATCACAGCGCCGTCGACCGCAAGGCGGAGGCCGCCATCACCACCCGCCATCTCCTCTACAAGAAAGGGACGGCGGACAACCAGGTCTCCGCCTGCGGAGCCGCTGAAATCCCCCTGGGCACGGTGGACAACATTGTCGATATCGATGAGCGCGTGAGCGTGCTCCTGCTCGGCAAGGGGTCCACCAAGAAGATGGTAGCCTCCGAGGCCATCACTGTGGGCGAGCAAGTCTTCACCGCCGCCGCTGGCAAGGTGCAAGATCTGCCTGCGGGTGCTGGCACCTACTACGGGGTCGGCACGGCACTCACTGCGGCGGGTGCAGACGGCGACCTCATCGAGGTGCAGGACTGCGTGCCTGTGAAGCTGGTCGTGACCTAAGCCCCAACCAATCAACTGCCGAGAGGGGAACGCCACCTGGGATCAGGCGTGACAGTCGGAGAGACGGCAATGGTTCAACTTCAAATTTCCA contains these protein-coding regions:
- a CDS encoding phage portal protein family protein, whose translation is MSDRHQSGLINKPATGNAARQWKQTRYNPLRNCTPATLSRDLDMFESGWVRNAALLWNAIIDRDDMVRTVVSKRTKAVAHRPWDIVLVEEDSPEAQSHKDALETFFNRLTVTDCLDLNVRGGFSLLVRQMMGAQMHQYAVHEIIWKPGRELQAELKFCPLYLFENTEGKLRYTGPMSQASGMELDPDGWMVTVGEGLMKAISVCWMFKKLSLADWLNFSERFGIPGVHGTTNAQIGTPEWDAFVTALEEFANEWVMASSTGSEVKLIEAGKTGEAPFRPMVDRMDAAIARLVRGGDLSTISRTDGVGASLQGEESGILEKDDCELISDTLNIQLTRQVIAYVFGPAVEPLAYIKIQPTPDQDNRAEMEIDNHFEKLGIPQSKADIAERYGRTLPDEGDDLAGEAGKAQAASVAAAVTAAAPSTTVLANEAPAEEQALREAVVTDLAPIYAAIAKILEADDDQDLETRLRELDGKWDEITEAVLDGEATEAALSRILGDAFVEGLNPVAITRENLATKTNP
- a CDS encoding phage protease; its protein translation is MHTRLLTAAASLLLRLVSMFRAAPGRVAMANEAIANALLGDAGFEVVDQGHLFVPYGNYAHKLGEQRFDQAAAQQLVSNFNKPWSRIKRLANVGTPVYIGHPDVPGQGHLYPDGKAYAWIESLQAEATGLRIVPKWSKPGAEMIANAHYRYHSVYWDAMPDGKGGYRPVYLISVGLTNTPNIPVPALANEADNTPTNEIAPMKLSPELLKLLGLAETADEAAVIQAVTKIVADLAALKDAKTGADQAKKDAEVAKTDLETTKTGLENAVKAARSARIELALDRLVTEGRVLPAERTAESTRLLALANDAAIGTELETLGKADPKLKTKSQTTEAAARRAEALQPKTDPTRAQAIANAVQVERDILERTYPGNPNNHAQSFTNARRKHPTVFQPQTAA
- a CDS encoding capsid cement protein; this encodes MKQLLVAVATAVVTAGDRLFGGRPRHGVAMANTYEEAVGTHHSAVDRKAEAAITTRHLLYKKGTADNQVSACGAAEIPLGTVDNIVDIDERVSVLLLGKGSTKKMVASEAITVGEQVFTAAAGKVQDLPAGAGTYYGVGTALTAAGADGDLIEVQDCVPVKLVVT